In Paludibaculum fermentans, the genomic stretch GGCCTGATACACAGGTGTCTGCGGCAACGTAACCAGTACGGCCAGCAGGAAACCCGCGCCAGCCAGCAGGATGAGCGTCCCCATCCGCCGCCGTAGAATCTGCCAGTACTCCACCAACCCGCCACCTTCGTCGGGATCGTCCTGGAATTCCTGCGGATAGCCCCCCTGGACCGAATACGCCGGTGGTGCATATGCCTGCGCGTCGAAAGTGATGCCCTGCTTCCGGGCCGGCACCAAATCCCCTTGTTCGTCGTTCATTGTCATTTACCGCCGGCCGTAAATCACCACTCCGGTACCCATCGAAATCATGGCATCCAACGTCCGTGCCATCGCTTTCTTCGACCCACTGACGGGAACGTATAGGATGTCGTCGCTCTGCATGGGTACATCTTTGTTGGTGCCTTTCAGGATCTCCGCGAGATTCACCGTGATCTCTGCCCGGATCTCGGGATTCGCTGTTCTGCGGAGGATCTTGGCCTCTCTGTTGTTTGCGTAGTTATCCACGCCTTCCGCCATCGACAGCGCCTGCAGTACCGTTGTCTTCTCCCGTTCACCCAGCACAAAGCCCCCGCTCTTCTTCACTGCGCCCATCACATACACCACCTGCCCTTTGGGCACAGTGATCACATCGTTCGGCTTCACTTGAATATTCTGCGCCGGAGACCGGGCCTCCATAATGTCCCTCACGCCCACTTCCGCCACATAGAACTGCCCACTCTCATCGAATCTTGCGCCCTCGACCGGAATCTCGCCCCATGCCTTCTGGCGCGCAATCCTGATGGCATAGCCCGCATCGGGGTTCAAACCGCCGGCCAGGCTCACCATCTCGAGCAGGGTCTTCTGTCCTTGCACCTGGAACACCCCAGGATTCTTCACACTCCCCAATACACTCACCGGCTGGCTTCGCATCTCCAGCACGCTCACCGTCACCTCGGGCTTTTTCAGGTACGGCATCAATCGCTCGCCAATAGCCGCTTCAAACTCTTCCAGGGTTCGGCCCGACGCTCTCACGCGCCCAGCCATCGGCAGATTCACGTTTCCGCGTATGTCAATCTGGTATGGATCTTTTCCGATCTCCTCCAGGTCGAGCACCCGCACCACGATCTGATCACCCGGTCCTAAGACGTAGGTCGATCGTGCCCCTGACTCCTGCCCCGGCAGCGTCGCCGCCATCAGCACAAGCAGGAATGCCCTGGTCATTCGTGCGCCTCCCCGACAATCGACGACAGCCGCAGCAGTTCCTTCTGCATCAGTGTCATCCTGCGATTCAGATCTTCCAGTCGCACACAGATGTCGTCGTCGGGCAGGTCAGCGTAGCCCCCCTGCGCCACCACGCTGTTCATCGCATCCCGCGCCAGGTCGCTGATGCTCCTTGCCCCGATCGTTGCGCAAGCTTCGTGCAGCTTGCGGAATTCATCGTCAGACAACCGGATGCACACCATCTTGGTTCGCTTTCTAGTCAGCGTCATTTAGGTCAAGGCCTCGACTGATTCCGCATCTACCTCCACTTGTACACTTCGCTGCAGCAGATGCACCGAAAGCACAAGCACATACCGGTTCTTCACTTTATCCAGGACGCCGCTCACGCCTTTCAGCGGCCCACTCCTCACCCGCACAGTCATTCCTTCCCTCAAATAAGGGCATGGCGACGCCGTTAGATTGCCCGCGGCCAGCCGCCTGACTCCCTCAATCTCTGCCTCCGAAATATGCCCCCAGACAATCTGCAGCACGCCAGGTGTACTTTTGATCGGCACCCATTTGAGCGGATCAAATCTTACAAACACGTATCCGTCAAATAGCGGCAAGTCCACAAACTTAATCCGGTCGGTCCACTTCCTTCGCGAACGGTAAGATGGAAAGAAGTCTTCATACCCCTTGGCTCTTAGTCCTTCTGCGACTATCTGCTCTTGGTGTGGTTTGGTACGGATGGCGTGCCACGGATACTGCTGCATAAGAAATGGCTTACGTTTGGGCAGACTTCGTCCCCATCGGTCCCATCCGGGACTCAGGGCGAGAATGCACACATTGGGATAGTGATCGATTTCAGACCATGTAACCGAGGTGTCTGATATTGACCGAGTTCAATTGTGGGAGTATGTATCACGTCTGTCAATCATTAGTTTTCCAGCCGGGCATTAAAGTTGTTCTCTGGTACTCGTAGTAAATACTATGATGGCTAATTCAAATTAGTGGCTTCTGATCGCCTTCCCCTTATCTGTCCTTTGGTGCCCTGGATGATTTGATACAGGATACTGGTGCACCTCGAGGGTGTTCACAGCAAAGCCGGAATGCCATGTTGGGATTGAACCTGGCGAATAACTCGAAGGCTGGCAAGGGTTTGGCGGCGTCAGAGCCGCGCCTGGCCTTCCACTCAGATGCTTGCTCCCTCGCCGCATCGCACTCGTGC encodes the following:
- a CDS encoding polysaccharide biosynthesis/export family protein; this translates as MTRAFLLVLMAATLPGQESGARSTYVLGPGDQIVVRVLDLEEIGKDPYQIDIRGNVNLPMAGRVRASGRTLEEFEAAIGERLMPYLKKPEVTVSVLEMRSQPVSVLGSVKNPGVFQVQGQKTLLEMVSLAGGLNPDAGYAIRIARQKAWGEIPVEGARFDESGQFYVAEVGVRDIMEARSPAQNIQVKPNDVITVPKGQVVYVMGAVKKSGGFVLGEREKTTVLQALSMAEGVDNYANNREAKILRRTANPEIRAEITVNLAEILKGTNKDVPMQSDDILYVPVSGSKKAMARTLDAMISMGTGVVIYGRR
- the nusG gene encoding transcription termination/antitermination protein NusG: MQQYPWHAIRTKPHQEQIVAEGLRAKGYEDFFPSYRSRRKWTDRIKFVDLPLFDGYVFVRFDPLKWVPIKSTPGVLQIVWGHISEAEIEGVRRLAAGNLTASPCPYLREGMTVRVRSGPLKGVSGVLDKVKNRYVLVLSVHLLQRSVQVEVDAESVEALT